From the genome of Streptacidiphilus sp. PB12-B1b:
CGCGCCCGGCGACACCGGCGCACCCCCTGCGAAGGAGATCCCCGTGGCCGCCCGTATCGAGGACTACGCACTCATCGGCGACATGCAGACCGCCGCCCTGGTGAGCCGGGACGGCGCGGTCGACTGGCTGTGCCTGCCCCGGTTCGACTCGCCGGCGGTCTTCGCCGGGCTCCTCGGCACCGACGAGCACGGCTTCTGGCGGATCGGCCCGGCCGACCCGGGCCGGCCCTTCGGCGACCCCGCCGCGGCCCGCCCGGGCGCGGACGGCGGCACCGACGGCGGCTCGCACGGCTCCGACCCGGGCCCCGGCAGCGGCACCGGGCCCGGCTTCGAGGAGAGCGGCGAGATGCGGGTGCTGCCGCCCACCGCCGCCGCGCCGGTCCAGCCCGCCACCCGGCGCCGCTACCGGGGCGACTCGCTGATCCTGGAGCAGGAGTGGGACACCCCGCGCGGCACCGTCCGGGTGATCGACTTCATGCCGCCGCGGCACGTCTCCGGCGGCCCGCTCTCCGGCGGCACCACCGAGCCGCAGATGATCCGCATCGTCGAGGGCGTCAGCGGCCAGGTCCGGATGCGGTCCGCGCTGCGCATGCGCTTCTCGTACGGGCGGGTCGTGCCGTGGGTGCACAAGGTCGAGGACGGCGCCTCCACCCGTACCGTCGCCGTGGCCGGCCCGGACTCGGTGTGGCTCGACGGCGAGGCCGACACCTACGGCCGCAACCTCACCACCTACGCCGACTTCACCGTCTCCGAGGGCCAGCGGATCGCCTTCGCGCTCACCTGGCAGGCGTCCCACCTCGGCGCCCCGGACCAGCCGGACGCCGAGGAGGCCCTGGCCGACACCGAGCAGTTCTGGCAGGAGTGGGTGGCCCAGTGCACCTACCAGGGCCCCTACCGGGAGCCGGTGGTCCGCTCGCTGATCACCCTCAAGGCCCTCACCTACGCCCCCACCGGCGGCATCGTCGCCGCGCCCACCACCTCGCTGCCCGAGGACATCGGCGGCGTCCGCAACTGGGACTACCGCTTCACCTGGCTGCGCGACGCCGCCATCACCCTGTCGTCGCTGCTGCGCACCGGCTACCGCGACGAGGCCGGGGCGTGGCGCGAGTGGCTGCTGCGGGCGGTCGCCGGCGACCCGGAGAACCTGCAGATCATGTACGGGATCGCGGGCGAGCGGGAGCTGACCGAGGCCACCCTGGACTGGCTGCCGGGCTACGAGGGCTCCACCCCGGTGCGGATCGGCAACGGCGCGGCCGACCAGCTCCAGCTGGACGTCTACGGCGAGGTGGTCGAGGCGCTGCACCTGGGCCACATGACCGGGCTGGTCCGCAACGACCACGCCCACGTGCTGCAGCTGCGGCTGATCAGCTACCTGGAGCAGCACTGGCGCGAGCCGGACGAGGGCATCTGGGAGGTCCGCGGCCCGCGCCGGCACTTCGTCCACTCCAAGGTGATGGCCTGGGTGGCGGTGGACCGCACCATCCGCATGATCGAGGAGACCCCGCACGAGGGCCCGCTGGAGCGCTGGCGCGAGCTGCGGGACGCCATCCACGAGGACGTCTGCGAGCGCGGCTTCGACCCGGAGCGCAACACCTTCACCCAGTCCTACGGCTCCAGGGCGCTGGACGCCTCGCTGCTGCTGATCCCGCAGGTGGGCTTCCTGCCGCCGGACGACAAGCGGGTGATCGGCACCATCGAGGCGATCCAGCGCGAGCTGATGACCCCGGACGGCTTCGTCCGCCGCTACCCCACCAGCGGCGACAGCGAGGGCCTGGACGGCCTGCCCGGCGACGAGGGGGCGTTCCTGGCCTGCTCGTTCTGGCTGGCGGACGACCTGGCCATGATCGGCCGGCTGGACGAGGCCCGGGACCTCTTCGCCCGGCTGCTGGCGATCCGCAACGACGTCGGCCTGCTGGCCGAGGAGTGGGATCCGAAGGCGCAGCGGCAGATCGGCAACTTCCCGCAGGCGTTCAGCCACGTGCCGCTGATCGACACCGCCCTCCGCCTCACCGCCTGCGGAGGCGTGCCCGGGATCTGAGCGCAGGACCCGTCCGGGTGGGACCGACCCCTGTTTGTATAGTTGAGGAACAAACAACGGTCCCACCAAGGAGCGCCATGCCTGCCTCGACCACCGCCCCGACCGTGCTCGCCGCCCGCGCCCTGCTGCTCGACATGGACGGCACCCTGGTCGACTCCGGCCCGGCCGTGGAGCGGGTGTGGCGGCGCTGGGCCGCGGAGCACGAGCTGGACGGGGACGCCGTGCTGCGGGTGGTCCACGGCCGACAGGGCTTCGCCAGCATGGCGGTCCTGCTGCCGGACCGCCCGATGGAGCTCAACCACGCCGACAACCGGCGGATGCTGGCCGAGGAGACCGCCGACACCGAGGGCGTGGTGCCGATCGAGGGCGCGCCGGCCTTCCTGGCCTCGCTGGCCGGACTGCCGCACGCGCTGGTCACCTCCGCCGACGACGCCCTGACCCGGGCCCGGATGGGCGCGGCCGGGCTGGAGCTGCCCCCGGTCGCGGTCACCGCCGAGCACGTCGGCGCCAGCAAGCCCGACCCCGAGGGCTTCCTGCGGGGCGCGGCACAGCTGGGCGCCGACCCCGCGGACTGCATCGTCTTCGAGGACTCCGAAGCCGGGGTGGCCGCCGGTCTCGCCGCCGGGATGCGGGTGATAGGCATCGGCGCCCAGGCCGCCCGCTACGGCGCGACCGTCACCGTGGACAGCCTGGCGCAGGTGCGCGTCACCGCCGACGCCGACGGAACGCTGAGCGTCACCGTCAACTGACGGAGCGTCAATCCGCAGGCCGGGCTCAGCGGTCGGCGGCCGTCGTCAACTCGTCATAGATGCTCAGGACTTGGGCGACGGTCGCGGCCTCGTCCGGCCAGGTCGCGGCCTGCTGCGGGCCCGCCACCGCCAGTTCGGCATGCCGGGCGGAGTCCGCCAGTAGAGCTGACACGGCGTCAGCAAGGGCTGCCCGGTCGCCCGGAGGGACCAGCACCGCCGCATCGCCGACCAGCTCCGGCAGCCCGCCGACAGCAGTCGCCACCAGCGGCACGCCCGCCCGCAGCGCCTCCTGGGCGACCAGCGAACGCGCCTCCCAGCGCGAGGAGATCACCACCACGTCGGCGGCGGCGAGCAGCTCCGGGACGTCCGTGCGGTGGCCCAGCAGCCGCACCGGCAGCCGCTCCGTCCTGATCCGCGCCTGCAACGCCTCCTGCTCGGTGCCGTCCCCGGCGATCACCACCAGCGGTTCGGCGCCGCCGGGCCAGCCGCCGGCCCGCCAGCCGGAGGCGGCGTCCAGCAGCAGGTGGAAGTTCTTCTGCGGGACCAGCCGCCCCACCGCCAGCACCACCGGCCGCTCGCCCGCGCCCGAGCCCGCAGCCGAGTCGCCGCCCGCGCCGTCACCGGCGGCGATCAGCTGCCGGCGCACCTCCTCACGGCGGCCCGCGGGCGCCGGGCCGGGCAGCGGCGGCGCGGCCACCGGGCTCAGCCGGGCGTCGGCCGCGCCCAGCGTCCGGGCCCGGGCCACCAGGTCCGAGGAGACGCCGAGCACCAGATCCGCCGCCCGGGCCACGCGGCGCTCCATCAGCCGCAGCACCCTCCGCTCCATCCCCGTCGCCAGGTTCGCCTGGTGCGAGGTGACCACCAGCGGCGTCCCGGTGCCCGTCCGGGCGGTGCGCAGCGCCAGATCCGACAGCAGCGCCGCGCGCAGCCCGTGCGCGTGCACCAGCGTGGCCCGGGTGAACGCCCGCCGCAGCTCGCCGACGGCGGCCGCGTCCG
Proteins encoded in this window:
- a CDS encoding glycoside hydrolase family 15 protein, with the translated sequence MAARIEDYALIGDMQTAALVSRDGAVDWLCLPRFDSPAVFAGLLGTDEHGFWRIGPADPGRPFGDPAAARPGADGGTDGGSHGSDPGPGSGTGPGFEESGEMRVLPPTAAAPVQPATRRRYRGDSLILEQEWDTPRGTVRVIDFMPPRHVSGGPLSGGTTEPQMIRIVEGVSGQVRMRSALRMRFSYGRVVPWVHKVEDGASTRTVAVAGPDSVWLDGEADTYGRNLTTYADFTVSEGQRIAFALTWQASHLGAPDQPDAEEALADTEQFWQEWVAQCTYQGPYREPVVRSLITLKALTYAPTGGIVAAPTTSLPEDIGGVRNWDYRFTWLRDAAITLSSLLRTGYRDEAGAWREWLLRAVAGDPENLQIMYGIAGERELTEATLDWLPGYEGSTPVRIGNGAADQLQLDVYGEVVEALHLGHMTGLVRNDHAHVLQLRLISYLEQHWREPDEGIWEVRGPRRHFVHSKVMAWVAVDRTIRMIEETPHEGPLERWRELRDAIHEDVCERGFDPERNTFTQSYGSRALDASLLLIPQVGFLPPDDKRVIGTIEAIQRELMTPDGFVRRYPTSGDSEGLDGLPGDEGAFLACSFWLADDLAMIGRLDEARDLFARLLAIRNDVGLLAEEWDPKAQRQIGNFPQAFSHVPLIDTALRLTACGGVPGI
- a CDS encoding HAD-IA family hydrolase, with translation MPASTTAPTVLAARALLLDMDGTLVDSGPAVERVWRRWAAEHELDGDAVLRVVHGRQGFASMAVLLPDRPMELNHADNRRMLAEETADTEGVVPIEGAPAFLASLAGLPHALVTSADDALTRARMGAAGLELPPVAVTAEHVGASKPDPEGFLRGAAQLGADPADCIVFEDSEAGVAAGLAAGMRVIGIGAQAARYGATVTVDSLAQVRVTADADGTLSVTVN
- a CDS encoding glycosyltransferase family 4 protein — translated: MDHTSAATGQLHAVLVLAGSSGGIGAHVRSLAQGLSAHGLEVTVCGPAETDGLYGFSAAGARFHPVEITPTPGPRTDAAAVGELRRAFTRATLVHAHGLRAALLSDLALRTARTGTGTPLVVTSHQANLATGMERRVLRLMERRVARAADLVLGVSSDLVARARTLGAADARLSPVAAPPLPGPAPAGRREEVRRQLIAAGDGAGGDSAAGSGAGERPVVLAVGRLVPQKNFHLLLDAASGWRAGGWPGGAEPLVVIAGDGTEQEALQARIRTERLPVRLLGHRTDVPELLAAADVVVISSRWEARSLVAQEALRAGVPLVATAVGGLPELVGDAAVLVPPGDRAALADAVSALLADSARHAELAVAGPQQAATWPDEAATVAQVLSIYDELTTAADR